In one Rutidosis leptorrhynchoides isolate AG116_Rl617_1_P2 chromosome 8, CSIRO_AGI_Rlap_v1, whole genome shotgun sequence genomic region, the following are encoded:
- the LOC139863325 gene encoding uncharacterized protein: MATSLTLVAKRLATFTIMMVVALVAKWLAIFTIVMFVTLVARGYYLGDGIYPDWAMLVKAPHNPIDEPRKQFKCFQESARKDIERAFGVLQGRFAMLKTPARSKDFNKIRRHMYACIVLHNMIQENNGFAIGRREERMIERNPPRRLERDLRDRDARVKEIRDKQVHQQLEADLTEHVWNLLPYFRSANNNE, translated from the exons atggccacttctttgacgcTTGTTGCAAAACGGCTTGCCACATTCACTATAATGATGGTTGtagcacttgttgcaaaatggcttgctATATTCACTATAGTGATGTTTGTGACACTTGTTGCAAGAGG gtaTTACCTAGGCGATGGTATATACCCAGATTGGGCCATGTTGGTAAAAGCTCCTCATAATCCAATTGACGAACCACGTAAAcaatttaaatgttttcaagaaaGTGCAAGGAAAGATATTGAGCGTGCATTTGGAGTATTACAGGGTAGATTTGCAATGTTAAAGACTCCGGCGAGATCTAAAGacttcaacaaaattagaagacatatGTATGCTTGTATTGTATTACATAACATGATTCAAGAAAATAACGGTTTTGCTATTGGAAGGAGAGAAGAAAGAATGATAGAAAGGAACCCACCACGAAGGTTGGAACGGGATTTGAGGGATCGAGATGCAAGGGTTAAGGAAATAAGAGACAAGCAAGTTCACCAACAATTAGAGGCAGATTTAACCGAGCACGTTTGGAACTTATTACCTTATTTTCGGTCtgctaataataatgagtaa